One window from the genome of Oryza glaberrima chromosome 3, OglaRS2, whole genome shotgun sequence encodes:
- the LOC127765518 gene encoding uncharacterized protein LOC127765518 has protein sequence MAGCDEAKSLASMEEEACIEKKYGGIAPKKPLISKDHERAYFDSADWVLGKQAANSNGSKAAVETLKPKLKRTPHHQLPPRKPTCASS, from the exons ATGGCAGGCTGTGATGAAGCTAAGTCGTTGGCTTCAATGGAGGAAGAG GCGTGCATTGAGAAGAAGTATGGAGGGATTGCACCAAAGAAGCCTCTGATTTCAAAG GACCATGAGCGCGCCTACTTTGATTCCGCAGACTGGGTTCTTGGCAAG CAAGCTGCAAACAGCAACGGTTCAAAGGCCGCGGTTGAGACTCTCAAGCCCAAGCTCAAG AGAACGCCTCATCACCAGCTCCCTCCTCGCAAGCCAACCTGCGCATCAAGCTGA